In Indioceanicola profundi, the following proteins share a genomic window:
- a CDS encoding antitoxin Xre/MbcA/ParS toxin-binding domain-containing protein, with protein sequence MLATDAKWVQEVSMEADVAGIAKVLGGREVLGTEVRSLRDLELAVIGGLPKETLRHVARAVYRDAQHQRGLILSIVPEATYKRRRLKLNQAESERTERLARIVAKAKAVWNDGDDAAEFLTAPHPLLEGRSPIEAARSEVGAKRVEHVLGAIEYGLPV encoded by the coding sequence ATGTTGGCAACTGATGCCAAATGGGTGCAGGAGGTCAGCATGGAAGCGGACGTTGCTGGAATTGCCAAGGTGCTCGGCGGGCGGGAGGTCCTTGGAACCGAGGTTCGCTCGCTCAGAGACCTAGAGCTCGCCGTCATCGGAGGTTTGCCGAAGGAGACACTGCGGCACGTCGCCCGGGCCGTTTATCGAGACGCGCAACATCAACGCGGGCTCATCCTCAGCATTGTGCCCGAGGCGACTTACAAGCGCCGCCGCCTGAAGCTGAACCAGGCGGAGAGTGAACGGACGGAGCGCCTGGCCCGAATTGTGGCAAAGGCGAAGGCGGTATGGAACGATGGGGACGACGCGGCGGAGTTCCTGACCGCTCCGCATCCGCTGCTTGAGGGAAGATCCCCTATCGAGGCTGCCAGGAGCGAAGTCGGGGCCAAACGGGTTGAACACGTTCTGGGGGCCATCGAATACGGCCTTCCGGTCTGA
- a CDS encoding RES family NAD+ phosphorylase, which translates to MLRVWRISGGGHPVFAGEGARLFGGRWNSPGRSVIYCGSSFAICMLERLVWSGIGRVPKGDLYVTVDIPDELVEHLDETKLPEWQEKDSEMARQFGDQWLDEARAAALSVPSAVTELDRNIIINPRHPDFGRITPSAERPVAWDSRLLGRKPAD; encoded by the coding sequence ATGTTGCGGGTCTGGCGGATCAGTGGCGGAGGGCATCCCGTCTTCGCGGGTGAGGGCGCACGGCTATTCGGCGGACGCTGGAACTCGCCTGGACGATCAGTGATCTACTGCGGGTCCAGTTTTGCAATCTGCATGCTTGAGCGGCTCGTATGGTCCGGTATCGGCCGTGTGCCGAAAGGCGACCTATACGTCACCGTGGACATCCCCGACGAACTCGTCGAGCACCTGGATGAAACAAAGCTGCCAGAGTGGCAGGAAAAGGATTCGGAGATGGCCCGGCAGTTTGGGGACCAGTGGCTTGATGAGGCACGCGCAGCTGCCCTGTCGGTGCCGTCTGCCGTTACAGAATTGGACCGGAACATCATCATCAACCCCCGGCATCCGGACTTTGGTCGGATCACTCCGTCCGCCGAGCGGCCGGTGGCATGGGATAGCAGGCTGCTCGGGCGCAAGCCTGCCGACTGA
- a CDS encoding class I SAM-dependent methyltransferase, translated as MKYVSAVSGAFALALGAGTALTVAGTPTAQAHEHEVHDAHNPGERGAVAAAIGAAMAGDHRSEANRARDRFRNPRATLLFFGLKPDMTVMEIWPGGGGWYTEVLAPVLDEKGQLVAANFDQEAEGFAARANAAFAAKLAERPDIYDRVRVTEFSRDDLAPIEPGTADMVLTFRNVHNWMAAGWLDEAMAAMYNSLRPGGVLGLVEHRAPDTEPQDPQAASGYVRQDYVIAAAERAGFRFAGASEINANPRDTKDHPRGVWTLPPTLRLGEERRNEFLAIGESDRMTLRFVRPE; from the coding sequence ATGAAATATGTGAGTGCGGTGTCCGGGGCATTCGCCTTGGCGTTGGGGGCCGGTACAGCACTGACGGTGGCGGGCACACCGACCGCGCAGGCGCATGAGCATGAGGTTCACGATGCCCACAATCCTGGTGAGCGGGGCGCCGTTGCCGCGGCTATCGGGGCCGCTATGGCCGGCGATCATAGGTCGGAGGCGAACCGCGCCCGCGACCGGTTTCGTAACCCCAGGGCAACGCTGCTGTTCTTCGGTTTGAAACCGGACATGACCGTGATGGAGATCTGGCCTGGTGGAGGCGGCTGGTACACTGAAGTGCTGGCCCCGGTGCTGGATGAGAAGGGGCAGCTCGTGGCTGCCAACTTCGACCAGGAGGCAGAGGGTTTCGCCGCCCGCGCCAATGCCGCTTTTGCGGCAAAGCTGGCGGAGCGGCCGGATATCTATGATCGGGTGCGGGTAACGGAGTTCAGCCGTGACGACTTGGCGCCCATCGAGCCAGGCACCGCCGACATGGTGCTGACCTTCCGCAATGTGCACAACTGGATGGCAGCCGGCTGGTTGGATGAGGCCATGGCAGCCATGTATAACAGCCTGAGGCCCGGGGGCGTGCTTGGCCTCGTGGAGCACCGGGCTCCCGACACAGAGCCGCAGGATCCGCAGGCGGCCAGCGGCTACGTTCGCCAGGACTACGTGATCGCCGCGGCCGAGCGCGCCGGCTTCCGTTTCGCCGGTGCCAGCGAGATCAACGCCAATCCGCGTGACACCAAGGACCACCCACGTGGCGTCTGGACCCTTCCCCCCACGCTCCGCCTGGGTGAGGAGCGCCGCAATGAATTCCTCGCCATTGGCGAAAGCGACCGCATGACGCTGAGGTTCGTGAGGCCGGAGTAA
- a CDS encoding phytanoyl-CoA dioxygenase family protein has product MTPENVLSNPPRVLSQKQREFYFENGYLLLERIIPDEVIDQLRRVTAEVVKDSRSRTRSDHIFDLEPTHTAEEPRLRRLSSPVDYHPYYWEFCSHSILGDIVADLVGTDVKFHHSKLNFKWARGGAEVKWHQDIQFWPHTNYSPLTVGTYLYDCGMDQGPLAVIPRSHSGELFDQYGTDGNWTGFISDRDLERVDLVSAVYLPGPAGSITIHNCRTVHGSRPNESPSGRPLLLHTFSSADAMAYTPNPIDSPHSQEIIRGKMARYAHHDPRPCQVPPDWSGGYKSIFHYQQRENKVMAM; this is encoded by the coding sequence ATGACACCGGAGAACGTTCTTTCAAATCCACCACGTGTCCTATCCCAGAAACAAAGGGAATTTTACTTCGAGAATGGCTATCTGCTTTTAGAGCGGATTATTCCGGACGAGGTGATTGACCAGCTGCGCCGTGTCACGGCAGAGGTGGTCAAGGACTCCCGAAGCAGGACACGGTCCGATCACATTTTCGATCTCGAACCTACCCATACAGCCGAGGAGCCGCGGCTTCGCAGGCTCTCCAGTCCAGTTGACTATCATCCCTATTACTGGGAGTTTTGTTCCCACTCGATCCTGGGAGATATCGTCGCCGATCTTGTCGGCACAGACGTCAAGTTTCATCATTCAAAGCTAAACTTCAAATGGGCTCGTGGCGGGGCTGAGGTGAAATGGCACCAGGACATTCAGTTCTGGCCGCACACGAACTACTCGCCACTAACAGTCGGCACATACCTCTACGACTGCGGTATGGATCAAGGACCGCTTGCCGTGATCCCGAGGAGTCATAGCGGCGAGCTGTTCGATCAGTACGGTACCGACGGCAACTGGACCGGCTTCATCTCGGATCGGGACCTTGAGCGGGTAGATCTCGTATCGGCCGTCTATCTGCCTGGCCCGGCTGGATCGATTACCATCCACAACTGCCGGACGGTGCACGGCTCGCGACCAAATGAGTCGCCATCGGGACGTCCGCTGTTGCTGCATACCTTTAGTTCGGCAGATGCTATGGCCTATACGCCGAACCCAATCGATAGCCCACATAGTCAGGAGATTATTCGGGGGAAGATGGCGCGTTATGCCCATCACGATCCGCGCCCATGCCAAGTGCCGCCAGACTGGTCAGGAGGATATAAGTCGATCTTCCATTATCAGCAGAGGGAGAACAAGGTGATGGCGATGTGA
- the ilvD gene encoding dihydroxy-acid dehydratase, with product MSDKTRKTLRSEFEPGTTRWAVRRAQWLAMGIKEEDFHKPKIAVVNSSSGLSVCYQHLDEVSKAVQSAIRDAGGLPFEIRTVAPSDFVTSAGRKARYLMPSRDLLVNDVEVQVEGAELDGMVLLASCDKTTPGQLMAAGRLNIPSLVLTCGYQLGGQCGGKSVDIEDLYNSVGTYKSGQITLDDLTAMSCQAIKGPGVCAGLATANSMHVLAEALGMALTGNAPIRANGPALYDYAAKAGSAIVRLIEQDLRPRQIMTPGAFRNAIRVAQALGCSVNTVRHLTAIAIETQCDIDVVAEYDRLSHDSVQITQVRPNGPHRIEDLDKAGGCAGAMRQLSPKLDLDVMTVTGKTMGANLAEVPAPDETYIRPLDRPFRNEPGLVIIRGNLAPDGAVVKLSAVPAAVRTFEGTARVFEDEDLAIKGLEDGSIQRGQVIVLRNLGPKGGPGTVFACSFMAALVGAGLSSGVAVVTDGELSGLNSGITVGQVMPEAAEGGPLALVRDDDRIAIDLNQLSIELLVPDADLAERAKSWTPPAPPSQFGWLSLYGQLVQPLSKGAVLGRRNW from the coding sequence ATGTCCGACAAGACGCGTAAGACACTGCGGAGCGAATTTGAGCCTGGCACGACCCGCTGGGCAGTCCGCCGCGCTCAATGGCTGGCTATGGGTATCAAAGAGGAGGACTTTCACAAGCCGAAAATCGCGGTGGTGAATTCCTCCAGCGGCCTCTCGGTCTGCTATCAACACCTTGATGAGGTGTCGAAGGCCGTGCAGAGCGCCATTCGCGACGCCGGCGGATTGCCTTTCGAGATCCGCACCGTGGCCCCCTCCGACTTCGTAACGTCGGCCGGCCGCAAGGCCCGCTACCTGATGCCCTCGCGCGACCTTCTGGTCAACGATGTCGAGGTTCAGGTGGAAGGGGCGGAGCTGGACGGCATGGTGCTCCTGGCATCGTGCGATAAGACCACACCTGGCCAGTTGATGGCAGCGGGACGCCTGAACATTCCTTCTCTGGTGCTCACCTGCGGCTATCAGCTTGGCGGCCAGTGCGGCGGCAAGTCCGTTGATATCGAGGATCTGTACAACAGCGTCGGAACCTACAAGTCCGGCCAGATCACTCTGGACGATCTCACCGCCATGTCCTGTCAGGCCATCAAGGGGCCTGGCGTTTGCGCGGGTCTCGCTACAGCTAATTCCATGCATGTCCTGGCCGAGGCGCTTGGCATGGCCCTGACCGGGAATGCGCCGATTCGGGCCAACGGCCCGGCGCTCTACGACTATGCCGCAAAGGCAGGCAGCGCCATTGTCCGCTTGATCGAGCAGGATTTGCGCCCGCGCCAGATCATGACGCCTGGCGCTTTCCGCAATGCCATCCGCGTTGCACAGGCGCTGGGCTGCTCCGTGAATACGGTTCGCCATCTCACAGCTATTGCGATTGAGACCCAATGCGACATCGATGTCGTCGCCGAATATGACCGTCTCTCCCATGATTCCGTCCAGATCACCCAGGTTCGCCCGAACGGACCGCACCGCATCGAGGATCTCGATAAGGCGGGCGGCTGCGCCGGTGCCATGCGTCAGCTATCGCCGAAGCTGGATCTGGACGTCATGACCGTGACCGGTAAGACCATGGGCGCCAATCTCGCCGAGGTTCCCGCTCCGGATGAGACCTATATCCGGCCGCTGGACCGACCGTTCCGCAATGAACCCGGCCTTGTCATTATTCGCGGAAACCTTGCCCCCGATGGCGCCGTAGTCAAACTTTCAGCCGTCCCCGCTGCTGTACGCACTTTTGAGGGTACTGCGCGGGTCTTCGAGGACGAAGATCTGGCTATCAAAGGCTTGGAAGATGGCTCAATCCAGCGTGGGCAGGTGATCGTACTCCGCAATCTAGGGCCGAAGGGCGGACCGGGTACCGTCTTTGCTTGTAGTTTTATGGCGGCTCTTGTGGGAGCCGGCCTTAGCAGCGGCGTCGCCGTCGTAACGGACGGCGAGCTGTCCGGCCTCAACAGCGGCATCACCGTTGGCCAAGTCATGCCCGAGGCCGCCGAAGGGGGACCACTGGCGTTGGTCCGTGACGACGACCGCATCGCCATCGACCTCAACCAGCTCAGCATCGAATTGCTGGTACCCGACGCTGATCTCGCAGAGCGGGCCAAGAGCTGGACGCCGCCGGCACCACCATCCCAGTTCGGCTGGCTATCCCTCTACGGCCAGCTGGTGCAGCCGCTCTCCAAAGGGGCCGTGCTGGGACGTCGCAACTGGTGA
- a CDS encoding DDE-type integrase/transposase/recombinase has product MDEVFISISGKQYYLWRIIDQNGVVLDILVQSRRKKKAAKRSFRNLLKGLRYALRVVITDKLKSYAAAKREMKLGSEHWQSRYLNNHCEVWRQTTRKRERHMKRFRSAGTPSRSSLAIA; this is encoded by the coding sequence ATGGATGAGGTATTCATCAGCATAAGCGGCAAGCAGTATTACCTGTGGCGCATAATTGACCAGAACGGCGTTGTCCTCGACATCCTGGTCCAGAGCCGCCGCAAGAAGAAGGCGGCCAAGCGCTCTTTTCGCAACCTGCTGAAAGGGCTGCGCTATGCGCTGCGGGTCGTCATAACCGACAAGCTGAAATCATATGCGGCGGCGAAGAGGGAGATGAAGCTCGGTAGCGAGCATTGGCAAAGCCGCTATCTGAATAATCACTGCGAAGTTTGGCGCCAGACAACCCGAAAACGCGAGCGGCACATGAAACGGTTCAGATCCGCCGGCACGCCCAGCCGTTCCTCTCTAGCCATAGCCTGA
- a CDS encoding FAD-dependent oxidoreductase has protein sequence MNRSEPFTGWTTACRLEQDPDLQVLADVDVLVVGGGAAGVAAATVAAEAGRSVALIERYGFCGGAAVAGMSGTICGMYLASERQNQPEQVVFGFTERFRQAIEQRGGLTKPQIYGKTFTVTHDPLMWRETADSFLVEADVCVLFHTVVTGVLMSADTYRGVIVESNAGRSMIYAKRIIDASGDAAVVARAGHRYVFGDNGKIQNPTMFFRLGNVDIERYLAYYGEDTICPPKLTEAIQQANASGAYNLPRHKIWIFPTPRANELMVNATRLSSKDGRMLNVIDPADFTEAEISGRQQVRDYARFLAETVPGCENSYVVDTGVEAGIRQTRSIVGVDRLRNDDVVEGRKRPDGICRVPWPIELHAGEKPKLHWLLDDYYEVPYLALVPEIGENIIVAGRCLSAEHEALASARVTAQCFEYGHAAASAAIMSLNDNTPFRDLPGDAVRDMMKRNGSAL, from the coding sequence CGGGGTGGCCGCTGCGACGGTTGCTGCTGAGGCTGGACGTTCCGTCGCACTGATCGAGCGCTACGGTTTCTGTGGCGGTGCTGCCGTGGCCGGCATGTCCGGCACGATCTGCGGCATGTATCTCGCCAGCGAACGCCAGAACCAGCCGGAACAGGTTGTTTTCGGCTTCACCGAGCGATTTCGGCAAGCGATCGAGCAACGTGGCGGTCTTACTAAGCCGCAGATCTATGGCAAGACCTTTACCGTGACCCATGATCCGCTCATGTGGCGGGAAACGGCTGACAGTTTTCTGGTCGAGGCTGATGTCTGCGTGCTGTTCCATACTGTTGTTACCGGCGTTCTCATGAGCGCTGACACCTATCGCGGTGTGATCGTGGAATCCAACGCTGGCCGGTCTATGATCTACGCCAAACGGATCATCGATGCTTCTGGCGATGCCGCCGTGGTTGCCCGTGCCGGACACCGCTATGTTTTTGGCGACAACGGGAAGATCCAAAACCCAACCATGTTCTTCAGGCTCGGCAATGTCGATATCGAGCGGTACTTAGCTTATTATGGCGAGGATACGATTTGCCCGCCCAAGCTGACCGAAGCCATCCAACAGGCCAATGCCAGTGGGGCTTATAACCTTCCGCGCCATAAGATCTGGATTTTCCCGACTCCCCGTGCCAATGAGCTGATGGTGAATGCGACCCGGCTCAGTAGCAAAGACGGCCGCATGCTGAATGTCATCGATCCCGCCGATTTTACGGAAGCGGAAATTTCCGGACGTCAGCAAGTCCGGGACTATGCCCGTTTCCTGGCCGAGACCGTGCCGGGTTGCGAGAACAGCTATGTGGTGGATACCGGCGTCGAAGCAGGGATTCGCCAAACACGCTCCATTGTCGGGGTAGACAGGCTGCGCAACGACGATGTCGTCGAAGGGCGCAAACGACCGGATGGCATCTGTCGTGTTCCTTGGCCCATTGAGCTGCATGCCGGCGAGAAACCAAAGCTGCACTGGCTTCTCGACGATTATTACGAAGTGCCATATTTGGCGCTTGTCCCGGAAATAGGCGAAAACATCATCGTGGCTGGACGTTGCCTAAGTGCTGAGCATGAAGCTCTCGCTTCCGCGCGCGTCACCGCCCAATGCTTCGAATACGGCCATGCCGCCGCGTCCGCAGCCATCATGTCTTTAAACGATAACACTCCCTTCCGCGACCTGCCGGGCGATGCCGTCCGCGACATGATGAAACGGAACGGCAGCGCTCTGTAG